The following DNA comes from Burkholderiales bacterium.
CCACGGGATACGGGGCGGGGCTACACCCTGGCCCAGAAAATCGTCGGCCGCGCCTGCGGCGTGGCGGGCGTGCGGCCCGGCACCTATTGCGAGCCGAAAATGACCACCGTCGGTTCCCAGGACACCACCGGTGCCATGACGCGGGACGAACTCAAGGAACTGGCCTGTCTGGGCTTTTCCGCCGACCTGGTATTGCAGAGTTTTTGCCACACCGCGGCCTATCCCAAGCCGGTGGACATCAAGCTGCAGCACGAGCTCCCCGAATTCATCATCTCCCGCGGCGGTGTGTCCCTCAAGCCGGGGGATGGCGTGATTCATTCCTGGCTCAACCGCATGCTGCTGCCGGATACCGTGGGCACCGGCGGTGATTCCCATACGCGCTTCCCCATCGGCATCAGCTTCCCCGCCGGCTCTGGCCTCGTGGCCTTCGCCGCCGCGATGGGGGTGATGCCGCTGGACATGCCGGAATCGGTGCTGGTGCGCTTCAAGGGCAAAATGCAGCCCGGCATCACTTTGCGCGATCTGGTGAATGCCATTCCCTATGTGGCCATTCAGCAGGGCGTGCTTACCGTGGGCAAACAGGGCAAGAAAAACGTCTTCAACGGCCGCATTCTGGAAATCGAAGGGCTGCCCGACCTTAAAGTGGAACAGGCGTTCGAGTTCGCCGATGCCTCGGCCGAGCGTTCCGCCAATGGTTGCACGGTGCGCCTGAACAAGGAGCCGGTCATCGAATTCCTCAATTCCAATATCGTGCTCCTGGAACACCTGATCGAGTCCGGCTATCAGGATGCGCGCACCCTCAGGCGGCGCATCGATGCCATGCGTGCCTGGCTTGATGAGCCTCAGCTGCTTGAACCCGATGCCGACGCCGAATATGCTTATGTCCTGGAAATCGATCTCGACCAGATCCGGGAGCCGCTGGTCGCCTGCCCCAACGATCCGGATGACATCAAGCCACTGTCGGCCGTGGCCGGGGACCGCATCGACGAGGTGTTCATCGGCAGTTGCATGACCAATATCGGGCACTATCGGGCTGCGGCACGGGTGCTGGAAGATGCGGCGTCGATTCCCACCCGTCTGTGGATTGCGCCGCCCACGCGCATGGATGAGGCCCAATTGCGGGAGGAGGGCGTCTATGCGGTGTTCGGCCGCGTCGGTGCCCGCACCGAAATGCCCGGCTGTTCCCTTTGCATGGGCAACCAGGCGCGGGTGGCGGATCATGCGACGGTCTTTTCCACCAGCACACGCAATTTCGACAACCGCATGGGCAAGGGCGCGCGCGTCTATCTGGGCTCGGCGGAGCTTGCCGCCGTGTGTGCGGTGCTGGGCCGCATTCCCACCGTGGAGGAGTATCTCGCCGTGGTGCAGAACAAGATCGCGCCGCTTGCGGAGAATATCTACCGCTACCTCAATTTCCACCAGATGGAGCGCTACATCAGGCCGGGGAAGGTCATCCCGGTGATGCAGGTGTAAGAGCGCCACTGCGCAGGACACGGAGTCAATGCAGAGAAACGCTGCGCAGGCGGTGGTTCAGGACTCTAAGTAGGAACAACACATGAAACTGATCGGCTCGCTCACCAGTCCTTTCGTGCGCAAGGTGCGCATCGTGGCCATGGAAAAGCACATCGAGCTGGAATTCGTGGTGGATGTACCCTGGGAACCCGACACCCGCGTACCGGAGGCCAATCCCCTGGGCAAGGTGCCGGTGCTGGTGATGGATGATGGCAACACCCTTTTTGACTCGCGGGTGATCGTCGAATATCTGGACTCGGTCACGCCGGTGTCGCGGCTCATCCCCGAAGGCAACCGCCAGCGCATCGCGGTCAAGCGCTGGGAGGCGCTGGCGGATGGGATCGTCGATGCCGCGGCGCTCATCTTCCTGGAACGCACGCGCCGCGCGCCCGAGTGCCAGAGCCGCGACTGGATCGTGCGGCAGGAGCAGAAAGTTTTCCGGGGCCTGGAAGCCATGTCCGAGGAGCTGGGGGAAAAGCGGTTTTGCACCGGCGAGACCATGAACCTCGCCGACATCGCCGTGGGCTGCTGCCTTGGCTATCTGGATTTCCGTTTTCCTGAAATCCAGTGGCGGGAGGCTCACCCCAACCTTGCCCGCCTCGCGGAGAAGCTCTTCGCCATGGAGCCCTTCCAGCGCACCGTGCCGGTGGCCTGAGGCCGCCCCCTTGAGAGCCGGCAGGGGGCCTCGCCATGGATTCTGCACGGCTTTCCCGCAACGGGACCCAACTGGCTCAACCTTCCCCCTGGGTCGTGCGCTGGAGTCCGGCAATCCCGGCGCGCGGCCGGGTGCTGGACCTCGCCGCGGGCAGTGGCCGGCATGCCCGATGGCTCACGGCGAGCGGCTATCGCGTGCTGGCGGTGGACCGCGATGCCGACGCCCTCGCCGGCCTCACACGGGAGGGCATCGAAGTGATGCAGGCGGACCTCGAACAAGGCCCCTGGCCGTTGCCCGATGCACATTTCGATGGCATCGTCGTCACCTGCTATCTGCACCGGCCGCTCTTTCCCCTGCTCGAAGCAGCGCTTGCCCCGGGCGGCGTGCTGATCTACGAAACTTTCATGGTGGGACAGCAGGACTTCGGGCGTCCCACGCGTCCGGACTTTCTGCTGCGGCCCAACGAGCTTTTGGGTGCTTTTCCGGGCCTTGTCGTGCTTGCCTTCGCCCAGGGCTACAGCCAGGCACCGCGCCCGGCGATGATGCAGCGCATCACGGCGTATCGTCCCTAGCGCGGGGTAGGGCGCGGAAGGGCGCCACTGGCCGGGGCGGCTCCACGCCGAAGGGGAGATAACGATAGAGCAGGCTGTCGTATCGCAAATCGCGCCAGCGCCACCAGAGCACCCGGCCCCCCTCCCGGTGGGACCAGCGGGTGCAGACGAGATGGGGGCCACGTTCCATGGGCAGGACCACCCCGTGCAGCAGACACACCTTGCTTCCGGCCTCGTTGCGGAAATGGCGGCAGTTCCAGCATTCGGGCTCGCGATTCACCGCCATCATGCAATGATGCCGCCACCGAGGCATACCTCTCCTGCATAGAGCACCACCGATTGCCCCGGCGTCACCGCCCACTGGGGGGCGGCGAAGCGCAGGGTGAAACCCGCCTCGTTCACGGTTTCCAGGTGGCAGAGGGCGTCCTGCTGCCGGTAACGGGTTTTGGCGGTGCAGGCCAGCCCGCTTTCGGGTGGCGTGCCGGCGATCCAGGCGGATTCGATGGCCTGCAAATGATCCTTGAGGAGCAGCGGGTGATCATGACCCTGGACGACGATCAGCACGTTACGTGCCAGATCCTTGCCCGCCACATACCAGGGCTTGCCCGGGCCGCCGATGCCCAGGCCATGGCGCTGGCCGATGGTGTAATACATCAGGCCCTCATGCCGGCCCACGCGGCGTCCCTCCGGTGTTTCCATGTCCCCCGGCTGACGGGGTAGATAACGGGAGAGGAACTCGCGGAAATTGCGCTCGCCGATGAAACAGATGCCGGTGCTGTCCTTCTTGGCGTGGGTGGGCAGACCGGCTTCGCGGGCGATCGCCCGCACTTCGCTTTTAAGGAGATCCCCCAGGGGGAAAAGGGTGCGCGCGAGCTGCGCCTGGTTGAGGCGGTAGAGGAAATAGGTCTGGTCTTTCGCCGCATCCCGCGCCTTGAGGAGCTCGAAGCGGCCGTCACGCTCCCGCAGGCGGGCATAATGGCCGGTGGCGATGTGCTGGGCGCCCAGGCTCAGGGCGTGTTCCAGGAAGGCCTTGAACTTGATCTCCGAGTTGCACAGCACGTCCGGGTTGGGCGTGCGCCCGGCCTGATATTCCCGCAGAAAATAGCTGAACACCCGCTCCTTGTATTCGCGGGCGAAGTTCACCGCCTCCACCTCGATGCCGATCACTTCCGCACAGGCAAGGACATCGAGGAAATCCTGGCGCGCGGGGCATTCCTCGTCATCCTCCCAGTTGCGCATGAACAGGCCCACCACCTCGTAGCCCTGCCGCTTCAGGAGCAGGGCGGCAACGGAGGAATCGACCCCCCCGGACATGCCCACCACCACCCGCTCAGCCATGGGGCCCGGCCCCCTTTTTCCATTCCTGCAGGGTGAACACGGCGGCGGGCTCCCCATTGTCGAAGAACCAGGAATCCACCACGTAATCCCTGCCGCTTTCCCGCTCCCGGATGTGGGCTGCCCAGTGGGCATCGAAAAGCCAGGGGGCGCGCACCACCGGTTCCAGCACGGTATGGAAGCGCAACAGCCCGCGCCGCTCCAAAAGCCGCAGATAGGCGGTGGTGTTGTGGGCGTGATCGATGCAATCCATGCGTCCCTCGACGCCGTCATCGTTCAGATTGCCGCCGCGGTCATTGTGGATGGGTGTCTGTTCGCCGGCGATGCGCCCCATGAGACCAACGGCGAGCTGGATCGACGCCCGCTCCAGTGCCGGGGTGTCGGCGCCCTCGAAGAGGGCGTCGAGCGCGAGAAGATGATTCACATCGAACACCACCTGAGCGCGGGTGTGGCAACCCCAGTTGTAGCAGATGGTGAGCGTCTCGTCGGCGTGGGCGCAGACCGACAGGCAGGCGGCGAGGAGGACAAGGAGGCGCATCACGTGAGATGGCGGAGGAGTTCCAGGGAATAGCGCCGGCCCGCCAGATGGTCCTCCACGCAGCGGCTCACCAGGGGGCTGCGGTGTTGCGCGGCCTGGGCGCGAATTTCCTCCGGCGTCAGCCACACCGTGCGCACGATGCCCGCATCGAGGGGGCGCGTGGGATCGAAGTCTACGATCTCGCCGGCGAAGGCGAAGCGCAGATAGGTGATGGCTTTTGCGGGATGCGGCCAGCGGTAGATGCCCACCAGCGCCGTGGGCTGGAAGTGATAGCCGGTCTCCTCCAGGGTTTCCCGTATTGCGCCTTCGATGAGGGTTTCGTGCTGCTCCCAATGGCCCGCCGGCTGATTGAGCACCCGGGTGCCGCTGACGTATTCCTCCACCAAAAGGTAGCGTCCCTCGTGCTCCACCACGGCGGCCACGGTGACATGGGGTGTCCAGATCATGGATGCTTGGTCTTACGCGAGTCGGGGGAAAAGTTCCATGAGGCCGCGGGCAATGGTTTCCACCGCCATGGCCGCCAGGATCAGGCCCATGAGCCGGGTGACGATGTTGAGGCCGGTGCGGCCCAGCCGGCGGGCGATGCGGCTGCCCAGCAGGAACACCCCCCACACCACCAGGGTGACGGTGATGATGGGAATGAGGAGCAGCACATGGCCCAACAGATCGCCATGACGGAACTGGTGGGCGGCGATGATCACCGAGGAAATGGCGCCGGGGCCGGCAAGCAGAGGCACGCCCAGCGGCACCACACCAATGGCCTGGCGGTCGGCCACCTCCACCGCTTCTTCTGGCGTCTGGCGGATGGGACTTTCCCGGGCCTGCAGCATGGAGATGGCAAGCAGCAGAATGAGGATGCCGCCACCCACCATGAAGGAGCCGATGCTCACGTTGAAAAAATCCAGGAGCCGGTCACCGAGGAAGGCGGCCAGCATGAGCACCAGAAACACCGTGAGGGCCACGGTGCGCGCGGTGCGGGCGCGTTCCCGTGCCGGCCAGCCGCGGGTGGCCCCGATGAAGACGGGAATGCCGCCAAAGGGATTGACGATGGCAAGCAAAGCCACGGTGATCTTGAAGAGCTGTTGCCATTCGTGCATCAAAGGATTCCCACAAATCGCTATTTTACCTGCCGCAGGCGGTGTGATGGGAGGCGCACCTCGCGCCACTCGCCCGGGGCCAGTCCTTCCAGGGTCCACGGCCCCACCGCCCAGCGGATGAGGCGCAGGGTGGGGTGGCCCACCGCAGCGGTCATGCGGCGCACCTGACGGTTCTTGCCTTCGCGCAGGATGACGGTGAGCCAGCTCGTTGGAATGTGTTTGCGAAAGCGCACCGGCGGATGCCGCGGCCACAGGTGCGGCGGTTCTGCCATGGGCCACACCTCCGCCGGCAGGGTGACGAAGTCCCCGAGGTTCACGCCCTGCCGCAGCTTTTCCAGCGCCCGCTCATCGGGAATGCCCTCCACCTGCACCCAGTAAGTCTTGGGCAGTTTGTGCCGCGGGTCGGTGATGCGGTGATTGAGCCTGCCGTCATCGGTTAAAATGACCAGCCCTTCGCTGTCCGTGTCCAGCCGACCGGCGGGATAGACGCCGGGCACCCGCACGTAGTCTTTGAGGGTGGAGTGCCGGCCGTCCGGGCGGAACTGGCAGATCACCCCATAGGGCTTGTTGAGCAGAATCAGACGCGACATCGCCAAAAGAGAGCGGACAGGATTGGCAGCATCGGCAAAACGCAGGCGAAATGCAAGGGCCGCCAATCCTGTCCATTTTCATTGCATGCGGAATCCATCATGACGAGCTTCATCAAGGTGCCCGCCCAGGGCGAAAAAATCACCGTCAATGCCGACTTCAGCCTGAACGTGCCGGACCGGCCCATCATCCCCTTCATCGAGGGCGATGGCATCGGCGTGGACATCACGCCGGTGATGCAGCGGGTGGTCGATGCCGCGGTCGAGAAGGCCTATGGCGGCCGGCGGCAGATCCAGTGGATGGAAATTTACGCCGGGGAGAAGGCCAAACGTCTCTATGGGGGCGATGTCTGGCTGCCCGAGGAAACCGTGGCCGCTGCCCGCGAGTATGTGGTTTCCATCAAGGGGCCGCTCACCACGCCCACCTCGGGCGGCATTCGTTCCCTCAACGTCGCCCTGCGGCAGCAGCTCGATTTGTACGTCTGCCTGCGCCCGGTGCGTCATTTCCGCGGCGTGCCGAGCCCGGTGAAGGTGCCGGAAAAGGTGGACATGGTGATCTTCCGCGAGAACACGGAGGACATCTACGCCGGCATCGAGTGGGAGGCGGGCAGCGAAGGGGCGAAGAAGGTCATCGCCTTCCTCGCCGAAGAAATGGGCGTGGCGGACAAAATCCGTTTCCCCGCCACCGCCGCCATCGGCATCAAGCCGGTCTCACGGGAAGGCAGCGAGCGCCTGATCCGCAAGGCCATCCGCTATGCCATCGACAACGGCCGCAAGTCCGTGACCCTGGTGCACAAGGGCAACATCATGAAGTTCACCGAGGGGGGCTTCAAGAAATGGGGCTATGAACTGGCGGTGCGGGAATTCGGCGCCAAACCCATCGGGGATGGCCCGTGGATGGCGCTGGATAACGGGATTGTCATCAAGGACGTGATCGCCGACGCCTTCCTGCAGCAGATCCTGCTCCGCCCGGAGGAATACGACGTCATCGCCACCCTCAACCTCAACGGCGATTACATCTCGGATGCCCTGGCGGCGGAGGTGGGGGGGATTGGCATCGCGCCGGGTGCCAACCTTTCCGACTCGGTGGCCATGTTCGAAGCCACCCATGGCACCGCGCCCAAATATGCGGGTCAGGACTACGTGAACCCCGGCTCCCTCGTCCTGTCGGCGGAGATGATGCTGCGCCACATGGGTTGGAGCGAGGCGGCGGACCTCATCATCCGGGGCATGGAGGGGGCGATTGGCGCCGGCCGGGTCACCTAT
Coding sequences within:
- a CDS encoding pseudouridine synthase translates to MSRLILLNKPYGVICQFRPDGRHSTLKDYVRVPGVYPAGRLDTDSEGLVILTDDGRLNHRITDPRHKLPKTYWVQVEGIPDERALEKLRQGVNLGDFVTLPAEVWPMAEPPHLWPRHPPVRFRKHIPTSWLTVILREGKNRQVRRMTAAVGHPTLRLIRWAVGPWTLEGLAPGEWREVRLPSHRLRQVK
- the acnB gene encoding bifunctional aconitate hydratase 2/2-methylisocitrate dehydratase; amino-acid sequence: MLEAYRAHVAERAAQGLPPLPLNAEQVAALVELIKRPPAGEEDFLLDLLENRVPPGVDQAAYVKAAFLADVARGRAETPLICRQHAVQILGTMLGGYNVAPLIELLDDPTLAPDAVQALSHIILMFDAFHDVVDKFRAGNPHARALLESWAEAEWFISRAPLSEAITCVVFKVPGETNTDDLSPATEAWSRPDIPLHAQAMLANKMPEALRIIAELKQKGLPLAYVGDVVGTGSSRKSAINSLQWHMGQDIPHLPNKRTGGIVLGGKIAPIFFNTAEDSGALPIQCDVSRMEMGQVITIHPYAGRITDERGEVIATFELAPLTLPDEIRAGGRIPLIIGRGLTNKAREALELAPSERFIKPVVPRDTGRGYTLAQKIVGRACGVAGVRPGTYCEPKMTTVGSQDTTGAMTRDELKELACLGFSADLVLQSFCHTAAYPKPVDIKLQHELPEFIISRGGVSLKPGDGVIHSWLNRMLLPDTVGTGGDSHTRFPIGISFPAGSGLVAFAAAMGVMPLDMPESVLVRFKGKMQPGITLRDLVNAIPYVAIQQGVLTVGKQGKKNVFNGRILEIEGLPDLKVEQAFEFADASAERSANGCTVRLNKEPVIEFLNSNIVLLEHLIESGYQDARTLRRRIDAMRAWLDEPQLLEPDADAEYAYVLEIDLDQIREPLVACPNDPDDIKPLSAVAGDRIDEVFIGSCMTNIGHYRAAARVLEDAASIPTRLWIAPPTRMDEAQLREEGVYAVFGRVGARTEMPGCSLCMGNQARVADHATVFSTSTRNFDNRMGKGARVYLGSAELAAVCAVLGRIPTVEEYLAVVQNKIAPLAENIYRYLNFHQMERYIRPGKVIPVMQV
- a CDS encoding glutathione S-transferase, whose amino-acid sequence is MKLIGSLTSPFVRKVRIVAMEKHIELEFVVDVPWEPDTRVPEANPLGKVPVLVMDDGNTLFDSRVIVEYLDSVTPVSRLIPEGNRQRIAVKRWEALADGIVDAAALIFLERTRRAPECQSRDWIVRQEQKVFRGLEAMSEELGEKRFCTGETMNLADIAVGCCLGYLDFRFPEIQWREAHPNLARLAEKLFAMEPFQRTVPVA
- the icd gene encoding NADP-dependent isocitrate dehydrogenase — translated: MTSFIKVPAQGEKITVNADFSLNVPDRPIIPFIEGDGIGVDITPVMQRVVDAAVEKAYGGRRQIQWMEIYAGEKAKRLYGGDVWLPEETVAAAREYVVSIKGPLTTPTSGGIRSLNVALRQQLDLYVCLRPVRHFRGVPSPVKVPEKVDMVIFRENTEDIYAGIEWEAGSEGAKKVIAFLAEEMGVADKIRFPATAAIGIKPVSREGSERLIRKAIRYAIDNGRKSVTLVHKGNIMKFTEGGFKKWGYELAVREFGAKPIGDGPWMALDNGIVIKDVIADAFLQQILLRPEEYDVIATLNLNGDYISDALAAEVGGIGIAPGANLSDSVAMFEATHGTAPKYAGQDYVNPGSLVLSAEMMLRHMGWSEAADLIIRGMEGAIGAGRVTYDFARLMPGATQVSCSAFGQSIIDHM
- the mnmA gene encoding tRNA 2-thiouridine(34) synthase MnmA, with translation MAERVVVGMSGGVDSSVAALLLKRQGYEVVGLFMRNWEDDEECPARQDFLDVLACAEVIGIEVEAVNFAREYKERVFSYFLREYQAGRTPNPDVLCNSEIKFKAFLEHALSLGAQHIATGHYARLRERDGRFELLKARDAAKDQTYFLYRLNQAQLARTLFPLGDLLKSEVRAIAREAGLPTHAKKDSTGICFIGERNFREFLSRYLPRQPGDMETPEGRRVGRHEGLMYYTIGQRHGLGIGGPGKPWYVAGKDLARNVLIVVQGHDHPLLLKDHLQAIESAWIAGTPPESGLACTAKTRYRQQDALCHLETVNEAGFTLRFAAPQWAVTPGQSVVLYAGEVCLGGGIIA
- a CDS encoding NUDIX hydrolase encodes the protein MIWTPHVTVAAVVEHEGRYLLVEEYVSGTRVLNQPAGHWEQHETLIEGAIRETLEETGYHFQPTALVGIYRWPHPAKAITYLRFAFAGEIVDFDPTRPLDAGIVRTVWLTPEEIRAQAAQHRSPLVSRCVEDHLAGRRYSLELLRHLT
- a CDS encoding NAAT family transporter encodes the protein MHEWQQLFKITVALLAIVNPFGGIPVFIGATRGWPARERARTARTVALTVFLVLMLAAFLGDRLLDFFNVSIGSFMVGGGILILLLAISMLQARESPIRQTPEEAVEVADRQAIGVVPLGVPLLAGPGAISSVIIAAHQFRHGDLLGHVLLLIPIITVTLVVWGVFLLGSRIARRLGRTGLNIVTRLMGLILAAMAVETIARGLMELFPRLA
- a CDS encoding class I SAM-dependent methyltransferase — translated: MDSARLSRNGTQLAQPSPWVVRWSPAIPARGRVLDLAAGSGRHARWLTASGYRVLAVDRDADALAGLTREGIEVMQADLEQGPWPLPDAHFDGIVVTCYLHRPLFPLLEAALAPGGVLIYETFMVGQQDFGRPTRPDFLLRPNELLGAFPGLVVLAFAQGYSQAPRPAMMQRITAYRP